In Sphingobacterium thalpophilum, a genomic segment contains:
- a CDS encoding cytochrome c, whose protein sequence is MKKRINVIVGCFGFVAILACSGNEGTKAKKEDRAEQPSVAEPAAMLDYKTEGSKGVGTITSFEHKPFDAQLANRGVELFVSKCAMCHSFDRTLVGPSLDAVIKRRTPEWIMNMMLDPATMLEKDADAKALSKEYGSPMISLGLKQEEARAILEYLRERNSTTK, encoded by the coding sequence ATGAAAAAGAGAATAAACGTAATCGTAGGCTGTTTTGGTTTTGTAGCTATACTGGCGTGTAGCGGAAATGAGGGGACAAAAGCCAAGAAAGAAGATCGTGCCGAGCAACCTTCCGTAGCTGAGCCTGCGGCCATGCTCGATTATAAAACAGAGGGATCCAAAGGTGTAGGAACCATTACCTCCTTTGAACACAAGCCCTTTGATGCGCAGCTCGCAAATAGGGGTGTAGAACTATTTGTGTCGAAATGTGCAATGTGCCATAGTTTTGACCGCACATTAGTAGGTCCATCATTGGATGCTGTCATCAAACGTCGTACCCCGGAGTGGATTATGAACATGATGCTGGATCCGGCAACCATGCTGGAGAAAGATGCCGACGCAAAAGCACTTAGTAAGGAATATGGTTCGCCAATGATTAGTTTGGGCTTGAAGCAAGAAGAGGCACGTGCCATTTTAGAATATTTGCGCGAACGTAATAGCACAACAAAATAG
- a CDS encoding helix-turn-helix domain-containing protein: protein MVIRKEKLDFLKLEDIDSTSQGIVIMPIAAFLQAKANQNTLHLRSFYTLLLINNGELSMVADQSVQIIAAHDIISINSNCVCSFHAGSSVEGYSVLFTASFLMESQNTAVRNFFHFLRSRCKHAFVLSKEDMISCLHIVSLMETAYNSVKLSAHGVLSRYLIMLLQILGRQIVVDHVVVKQEDDDDKIRSFESLVDSHYAQQRYPSFYAEQLNISINYLNRICRKKRSTSCGTIIRGRILLEAERLLYHTFKTVKEIAFELGFENVPYFSTFFKANKGMSPEEFRKNC from the coding sequence ATGGTAATACGAAAAGAGAAACTAGATTTTCTAAAATTAGAAGATATTGATTCCACTTCGCAGGGAATCGTTATTATGCCTATAGCAGCTTTTTTACAAGCTAAAGCAAATCAAAATACGCTCCACCTAAGGTCTTTTTATACCCTTTTGCTTATCAATAATGGTGAACTGTCTATGGTAGCGGATCAGAGCGTACAGATTATAGCTGCCCATGATATAATCAGCATAAATTCAAATTGTGTGTGTAGTTTTCATGCAGGTTCGTCTGTAGAAGGATACAGTGTCTTATTTACAGCATCCTTTCTCATGGAAAGTCAGAACACTGCTGTAAGAAACTTCTTTCATTTTTTAAGGAGTAGATGTAAACACGCTTTTGTGCTATCGAAAGAAGATATGATCAGTTGTCTACATATAGTAAGTTTGATGGAAACTGCTTATAATTCAGTTAAATTGAGTGCTCACGGTGTATTGAGCCGCTATTTAATTATGTTGCTCCAGATTTTGGGACGGCAAATCGTGGTCGATCATGTAGTTGTAAAGCAGGAGGATGATGACGATAAAATCCGAAGTTTCGAATCTTTGGTTGATAGTCATTATGCGCAGCAGCGTTATCCGTCATTTTATGCAGAGCAATTGAATATATCGATCAACTATCTTAATCGGATTTGTCGAAAAAAAAGATCGACGAGCTGCGGTACTATTATCCGTGGACGCATACTATTGGAGGCCGAGCGATTGCTTTATCATACTTTTAAAACGGTAAAAGAAATTGCCTTTGAACTTGGTTTTGAAAATGTACCATATTTCAGTACATTTTTTAAAGCAAATAAAGGAATGAGTCCTGAGGAGTTTAGGAAAAATTGTTAA
- a CDS encoding TIGR03915 family putative DNA repair protein: MDYIFDGSYSGYLCCVFEAFERKEFDSIPTTEKSMEINIFSEKRQVHTDVKKAMRILVGMEKILGAQETKIFYHNFLSDNQSEWLNGFRLIIELFRRGKLDIRNYGYPPVLRIHQTIKKISRERHRMKAFIRFVKSNDNLYTAIVEPDFNVIPLVVDFFKNRFADQCWLIYDIRRNYGFHYDRKNILEVSNNNTHEVQDPYQLEVDLDPQEKDYQHLWKTYFKNTSIESRKNLKLHLRHVPKRYWKYLVEKQ, encoded by the coding sequence ATGGACTATATTTTTGACGGAAGTTATTCCGGATACCTCTGTTGTGTATTTGAAGCCTTTGAACGGAAAGAATTTGATAGCATTCCCACAACAGAAAAGTCTATGGAAATTAATATTTTTTCGGAGAAGCGACAGGTTCATACTGATGTAAAAAAAGCCATGCGCATTTTAGTGGGAATGGAAAAGATACTCGGAGCACAAGAAACAAAAATTTTTTATCATAACTTTTTGTCCGATAATCAATCTGAATGGCTCAATGGATTTCGGTTGATCATCGAACTTTTTCGAAGGGGAAAATTGGATATACGCAATTATGGATACCCACCTGTACTCCGTATCCATCAGACGATCAAAAAGATCAGCCGCGAACGACACCGCATGAAGGCTTTTATCCGATTTGTCAAGTCTAACGATAATCTCTACACAGCCATCGTTGAACCCGATTTCAATGTGATTCCCCTGGTTGTAGACTTCTTTAAAAACCGATTTGCCGACCAGTGCTGGTTAATTTATGATATACGGCGAAACTATGGCTTCCATTATGATCGCAAAAATATCTTGGAGGTATCCAACAACAATACACATGAGGTTCAAGATCCATATCAGCTAGAAGTGGATCTCGATCCTCAAGAAAAAGATTATCAGCATCTCTGGAAGACTTATTTTAAGAATACCTCTATTGAATCACGCAAAAACCTGAAGCTTCACTTAAGACATGTTCCCAAACGTTACTGGAAATATCTCGTCGAAAAACAATAA
- a CDS encoding putative DNA modification/repair radical SAM protein: protein MFGFDDKLQILADAAKYDVSCSSSGSKRKNSGGIGDSSTSGICHTYTEDGRCVSLLKILMTNYCIYDCSFCVSRRSNDVQRAAFSVKEIVELTMNFYRRNYIEGLFLSSGIFKSADYTMERLMLVVKKLRTEERFNGYIHLKAIPGASESLLKEAGLYVDRMSVNLEIPTEEGLKLVAPEKDHQSVREPLAIIKNEILNLRQDRKKEKKTPLFVPAGQSTQLVIGATPESDLQIMQAANTFYKDYDLKRVYYSGYIPINATDSNLPQIGTSPPLVRENRLYQTDWLLRFYGFSLHEILNSTHQHLDLEIDPKLAWALRNPQFFPIDINSATYEWIIRIPGIGRQSANKIVQSRKYGKLKEYQLRKIGIAYNRAKYFMVCQDTCIAGGFHYPEKIRKSILESNPRTLVTASNTQLTLF from the coding sequence ATGTTTGGTTTTGATGATAAATTGCAAATATTAGCTGATGCCGCTAAGTATGACGTAAGTTGCAGCTCAAGCGGAAGTAAACGAAAAAATAGTGGTGGTATAGGTGATTCATCGACTAGTGGCATTTGTCATACCTACACCGAAGATGGTCGCTGCGTCTCCCTGCTAAAAATTTTAATGACCAATTATTGCATCTACGACTGTTCATTTTGTGTGAGCCGACGAAGCAATGACGTACAACGAGCAGCATTTTCGGTAAAGGAAATTGTCGAATTGACCATGAACTTCTACCGTCGTAATTATATTGAGGGTCTTTTTTTAAGTTCGGGTATTTTCAAATCTGCCGACTATACCATGGAACGCTTAATGTTGGTCGTCAAGAAACTTCGGACGGAAGAACGGTTTAATGGTTATATCCATCTCAAGGCCATTCCGGGTGCGAGTGAATCGTTATTAAAAGAAGCAGGTCTATATGTTGACCGGATGAGTGTGAACCTCGAAATTCCCACTGAGGAGGGACTCAAGCTAGTTGCTCCCGAAAAGGATCATCAATCCGTTCGCGAGCCTCTAGCGATTATTAAAAATGAAATCCTCAACCTTCGGCAGGATCGAAAAAAAGAGAAGAAAACACCCTTGTTTGTACCAGCAGGCCAAAGTACACAGCTGGTTATTGGAGCAACTCCAGAGAGCGACCTACAGATTATGCAGGCCGCCAATACATTCTATAAAGATTACGATCTCAAACGGGTTTATTATTCGGGTTATATTCCCATCAACGCGACCGATTCCAACCTTCCCCAAATTGGGACATCACCACCTCTTGTACGTGAAAACAGACTTTATCAGACGGATTGGCTACTTCGGTTTTATGGTTTTTCGCTTCATGAAATACTCAACAGCACGCATCAACATCTCGATCTAGAAATAGACCCTAAGCTTGCTTGGGCGCTACGCAACCCACAATTCTTTCCCATCGACATCAACAGCGCTACGTATGAGTGGATTATCCGAATCCCCGGTATTGGCAGGCAATCCGCAAACAAAATTGTACAGTCGCGCAAATATGGAAAATTAAAGGAATATCAACTTCGAAAAATAGGAATTGCCTATAATCGCGCCAAATATTTTATGGTTTGCCAAGATACATGCATAGCAGGAGGCTTCCATTATCCCGAAAAAATCAGAAAGTCTATTCTTGAAAGTAACCCGCGTACACTGGTCACGGCTTCCAATACACAGCTAACACTTTTCTAA
- a CDS encoding pyridoxamine 5'-phosphate oxidase family protein: MRRLKIISQDPKVSLFYADPKTYTFLSINGKASLSRDQERIDRYWNKMMEGWFKKGKEDPNIQLLQITPEEAHYWDSNSNMVVNLFKMLKVAVTGNTQDIGNEGDLNV; encoded by the coding sequence GTGAGACGTTTAAAAATAATTTCACAGGATCCCAAAGTTTCCCTATTCTATGCCGATCCCAAAACCTACACCTTTTTGAGTATAAACGGTAAAGCAAGTCTTTCGCGGGATCAGGAAAGGATAGACCGCTATTGGAACAAAATGATGGAAGGCTGGTTTAAGAAAGGAAAAGAAGATCCCAATATCCAATTGCTACAGATCACACCTGAAGAAGCGCATTATTGGGATTCAAACTCCAATATGGTCGTCAACTTGTTTAAAATGCTGAAAGTAGCTGTTACAGGTAATACACAAGATATTGGTAATGAAGGAGATCTTAATGTTTAA
- a CDS encoding lmo0937 family membrane protein gives MGNLLYTIAVILVLIWAISFFGGFVGGGLIHILLVIAIIAVLLRVIKGNA, from the coding sequence ATGGGAAATCTACTATATACTATCGCTGTTATTTTGGTCCTGATATGGGCAATCAGTTTTTTTGGAGGCTTTGTTGGCGGAGGGCTAATTCATATTCTTTTGGTAATTGCAATCATCGCGGTACTTTTACGTGTGATAAAAGGAAACGCGTAA
- a CDS encoding ClbS/DfsB family four-helix bundle protein: MVYRGIKKWTLGRMIQFNTASPYQNAVGRIRKWKKEKKY, from the coding sequence ATGGTGTATCGTGGTATAAAAAAATGGACCTTAGGCAGAATGATTCAATTTAACACCGCTTCACCTTATCAAAATGCAGTCGGGAGAATCCGTAAGTGGAAAAAAGAGAAAAAATACTAA
- a CDS encoding ClbS/DfsB family four-helix bundle protein, with the protein MAIPTTKDELLQTIRTNYSKLVCELSDIPNDQTNLLILHGHAKGTVMSINNLISYLIGWGELVLKWNKKSEDDKEVDFPETGFKWNELGKLAQKFYQDYNDLDFTTLCAKLDQTVLTIVELIEQKTDMQLYGVSWYKKMDLRQNDSI; encoded by the coding sequence ATGGCTATACCAACCACCAAAGACGAACTCCTTCAAACTATCCGTACAAATTACAGCAAGCTTGTCTGTGAACTTTCCGATATTCCGAACGATCAAACTAATCTTCTTATACTCCATGGTCATGCTAAAGGAACAGTAATGAGTATAAATAACCTAATTTCCTATTTAATTGGCTGGGGTGAGCTGGTTCTCAAATGGAATAAGAAAAGTGAAGATGACAAAGAGGTTGATTTTCCGGAAACTGGTTTTAAATGGAATGAGCTAGGCAAACTGGCTCAAAAATTTTATCAGGATTATAACGACTTAGATTTTACGACTTTGTGCGCAAAACTAGACCAAACTGTTTTAACAATTGTGGAACTCATTGAGCAAAAGACAGACATGCAGCTTTATGGTGTATCGTGGTATAAAAAAATGGACCTTAGGCAGAATGATTCAATTTAA
- a CDS encoding protein-disulfide reductase DsbD N-terminal domain-containing protein: MKKILLLLTVVLFVVSGALAQIHKPVKWTVASKKLNNKEAMVYVKATIQNGWHIYSQNVKDGGPIPTSFNFGKAADYVLVGKTAEPKPKIKHEEVFKMDVGYFTNEVIFQQKVSLTKGTATVKGTVEWQACDASQCLPPDEYAFAVTIK; encoded by the coding sequence ATGAAAAAGATTTTATTGTTATTAACCGTGGTTTTATTCGTCGTTTCGGGCGCACTCGCTCAGATTCATAAGCCTGTTAAATGGACTGTGGCCAGCAAAAAATTGAACAACAAAGAAGCTATGGTCTATGTGAAGGCTACTATTCAAAATGGTTGGCACATTTACTCCCAAAATGTAAAAGACGGTGGCCCAATTCCAACATCTTTCAATTTCGGTAAAGCTGCTGACTACGTTTTGGTCGGTAAGACAGCTGAACCAAAACCGAAGATCAAACACGAAGAGGTTTTCAAAATGGATGTGGGATACTTCACCAATGAAGTGATCTTTCAGCAAAAGGTTTCGCTGACGAAAGGAACAGCAACAGTAAAAGGTACCGTGGAATGGCAAGCTTGTGACGCTTCACAATGTCTTCCTCCAGATGAGTATGCTTTTGCTGTAACGATCAAATAG
- a CDS encoding outer membrane beta-barrel protein, whose amino-acid sequence MIKMIKIDRLKLKHCTLVSFLIMGLLCFETACYGQMGFGLRVGGNISRASGNTFGANRMGYQLGGDLIFELNSKMDIQVEPSYNLTRIRVNGNTASLAGGLSKGTRSLKYLNTPVYLKINFTRKFSILGGLDLNMLLNDDRYKLNDGKPAFNSRTRIGYALGIDLGALYFRYRQFKKNNKIVDNWDAHIDQYQLGFKVRLF is encoded by the coding sequence ATGATAAAAATGATAAAGATAGATCGATTAAAGTTGAAACATTGTACACTAGTTAGTTTTTTGATCATGGGATTGTTATGTTTCGAGACCGCATGTTACGGACAAATGGGGTTTGGACTTCGGGTGGGTGGTAATATTTCGCGTGCAAGTGGCAATACATTTGGCGCCAATAGAATGGGATATCAATTGGGAGGGGATTTGATTTTTGAACTTAATAGCAAGATGGATATTCAAGTTGAGCCTAGTTACAACTTAACCAGAATTCGTGTCAATGGTAACACGGCTTCTCTTGCTGGAGGCTTATCCAAGGGGACCCGTTCGCTGAAATATCTCAATACACCCGTATACCTTAAAATTAATTTTACGAGAAAATTTTCAATCTTGGGTGGCCTAGACTTGAATATGTTGCTCAACGACGACAGGTATAAACTTAATGATGGAAAACCAGCGTTCAACAGTCGTACACGGATAGGTTACGCATTAGGGATAGATCTTGGCGCGCTGTATTTTAGATACCGACAATTCAAAAAGAATAATAAAATTGTAGACAATTGGGATGCACATATTGACCAGTATCAACTGGGATTTAAAGTGCGTTTGTTTTAA
- a CDS encoding GTP-binding protein, producing the protein MSSISKKVKLPVTVLSGFLGAGKTTLLNHILHNKEGKKVAVIVNDISEVNIDAQAVERENVLSRTEEKLVEMSNGCICCTLREDLMVEVERLAKENRFDYLLIESTGISEPIPVAQTFSYSSADNGIDLSTFSYIDTMVTVVDCFNFAKDFGSADTLLDRKLTDDDYDNRAIVNLLTDQIEFANVILLNKADLVSEETLGTLESAIGRLNPGAKLIRTQFGRVDPKEIMGTSSFDFDEASCSAGWIREFENEHSPETEEYGISSFVFRSQRPFHPQRLHRYLNERYPHNIIRAKGLLWLASRPNLAISFSQAGGSVRLESAGSWWSSMPEEQRYQYPSYAEISAELLKRWHPEWEIEKMNWYL; encoded by the coding sequence ATGAGCAGCATTTCCAAAAAAGTTAAATTACCTGTCACTGTTTTAAGTGGATTTTTAGGTGCGGGAAAAACCACACTATTGAATCATATTCTACACAATAAGGAAGGCAAGAAAGTTGCTGTTATTGTTAATGATATTAGTGAAGTGAACATTGATGCACAAGCTGTTGAACGTGAAAATGTGCTTTCGCGAACAGAAGAAAAGTTAGTGGAGATGAGCAACGGATGTATTTGTTGTACCTTAAGGGAGGATTTGATGGTGGAGGTGGAGCGACTAGCGAAAGAAAATCGCTTTGATTATCTTCTTATCGAGAGTACTGGTATTTCGGAGCCTATTCCAGTAGCGCAGACATTCAGTTATAGTAGTGCTGACAATGGGATTGATCTGTCTACGTTCAGTTACATTGATACTATGGTAACTGTGGTGGACTGTTTCAATTTTGCTAAAGATTTTGGAAGCGCCGATACCTTATTAGATCGGAAACTGACGGATGACGACTATGACAATAGGGCAATTGTAAATCTGTTGACTGATCAGATCGAATTTGCCAATGTTATCCTTTTGAATAAGGCCGATCTGGTATCTGAGGAAACTTTAGGCACTCTCGAATCTGCTATTGGGCGGCTCAATCCTGGAGCCAAATTAATCCGTACACAATTTGGACGTGTTGATCCAAAGGAAATTATGGGTACGAGCTCGTTTGACTTTGATGAAGCTTCCTGTTCGGCTGGATGGATCAGAGAATTTGAAAATGAACATAGCCCCGAAACAGAGGAGTATGGTATTTCATCTTTTGTCTTTCGATCGCAACGGCCTTTCCATCCCCAGCGACTGCACCGTTATCTCAATGAGCGGTACCCACATAATATCATACGCGCTAAAGGTCTCCTCTGGTTGGCATCCCGGCCGAATCTTGCGATTAGTTTTAGTCAGGCAGGTGGCAGCGTAAGATTGGAAAGTGCAGGCTCATGGTGGAGTAGCATGCCCGAAGAGCAGCGTTATCAGTATCCCAGTTATGCCGAAATCAGCGCTGAACTTCTTAAACGTTGGCACCCGGAGTGGGAGATCGAAAAAATGAATTGGTATTTATAG
- a CDS encoding GTP-binding protein, protein MGDRKNELVFIGQHLEKEKYLSELEECLLTEEEGDDWRFTWWKDEFPKNI, encoded by the coding sequence GTGGGAGATCGAAAAAATGAATTGGTATTTATAGGTCAGCATCTGGAGAAAGAAAAATATCTGTCGGAGCTTGAAGAATGCCTATTGACCGAAGAAGAAGGTGATGACTGGCGTTTTACTTGGTGGAAAGACGAATTTCCTAAAAATATTTAA
- a CDS encoding class I SAM-dependent methyltransferase yields MNKVELFENERASGYDQFVECWIPNYHYFLDQLPKLLRETENKDLLVVGCGTGNEIERFVDTAESWTITGVDPSPEMISQALEKFEADENVHLVEGVVGDLDEEKQFGAATLLLVLHFLEDNGEKLVMLQDISKRMMSQAPLLLLDITGNKEQIQQNLQLLRLLLPKGIDETQVAQRLRRIEH; encoded by the coding sequence ATGAATAAAGTAGAACTGTTTGAAAATGAGCGTGCAAGTGGCTATGATCAATTTGTTGAGTGCTGGATTCCCAATTACCATTATTTTTTAGATCAGTTGCCAAAGCTCCTCCGAGAAACTGAAAACAAGGATTTACTGGTGGTAGGATGTGGTACTGGAAATGAAATAGAACGTTTTGTCGACACAGCAGAATCTTGGACAATAACCGGGGTAGATCCGTCGCCTGAGATGATTAGCCAGGCCCTGGAAAAATTTGAAGCGGATGAGAATGTTCATCTTGTCGAAGGTGTGGTAGGTGATTTGGACGAAGAGAAACAATTTGGTGCTGCGACGCTTTTGCTTGTATTACACTTTTTAGAAGACAATGGCGAAAAATTGGTTATGCTCCAAGATATTTCCAAGAGAATGATGTCGCAAGCACCCTTGTTATTATTAGATATTACGGGCAATAAGGAGCAGATTCAACAAAACTTGCAGTTGTTGCGGCTTCTTCTACCCAAGGGGATAGATGAAACACAGGTCGCTCAAAGATTGCGAAGAATCGAGCACTAA
- a CDS encoding histidine kinase: protein MFYANMYVLIPKFFFKAKYELYVLALILLVTASLLVVMYIANYIYSIHIPAIKKPESDSMGLVAALFICIPIILTTTTFKLFKRWLEDNKRISELKNLALTTELISLKNQIQPHFLFNMLNNVKALIRKDPNMATEVIMKLSDFLRYQLYENNDDRTLLRSEINFISNFLKLEEIRRDNLTTRISCPAELEKKGIFLPPHLFTAFVENAIKHSLSAGAGDTFITIHFSEANQQLCFECENSKDPDSLFVRSKYSGLGLANAKRRLDLLYRNDYELSVSTTETLYSVKLTIPL from the coding sequence ATGTTTTACGCTAATATGTATGTACTGATACCCAAGTTTTTCTTTAAGGCTAAATATGAGCTATATGTCTTAGCATTGATACTGCTGGTAACGGCCAGTTTGCTGGTGGTCATGTACATTGCAAATTACATCTATTCCATTCATATTCCCGCTATAAAAAAACCGGAGTCGGACTCTATGGGGCTAGTCGCCGCATTATTTATCTGTATTCCGATTATTCTGACGACGACGACATTTAAGCTTTTTAAGCGTTGGTTGGAAGACAATAAGCGCATTTCTGAACTGAAAAATTTGGCGCTGACCACAGAGCTTATATCCTTGAAGAACCAGATTCAGCCACATTTTTTATTCAATATGCTGAACAATGTTAAGGCTTTAATTCGAAAAGATCCGAATATGGCTACGGAGGTCATCATGAAACTATCAGACTTTCTAAGATATCAGCTCTATGAAAATAATGATGATAGGACGCTTTTGAGGTCTGAAATCAACTTTATCTCCAATTTTCTAAAATTGGAGGAAATACGCCGTGATAACCTCACAACGCGAATATCCTGCCCAGCAGAATTGGAAAAGAAAGGTATATTCCTACCACCACATCTTTTTACAGCCTTTGTTGAAAACGCAATTAAACATAGTCTAAGCGCAGGCGCTGGTGATACCTTTATTACAATTCATTTTTCTGAAGCTAATCAGCAGCTTTGTTTTGAATGTGAAAATTCGAAAGATCCCGACAGCTTATTTGTCCGAAGCAAATACAGCGGACTGGGATTGGCTAATGCCAAAAGACGACTGGATCTCCTATATAGAAATGATTATGAACTGTCGGTGTCAACGACTGAAACATTGTATAGTGTTAAACTTACTATTCCATTATGA
- a CDS encoding LytTR family DNA-binding domain-containing protein — protein sequence MNCIIVDDEPLAREEMKNLIEEISSIQIVGTFSNAISALECIKTNSVDLLFLDIEMPTVNGLDFAQSLPNDKLVILTTAYAQYALKSYELDAIDYLLKPINKDRLAKAIDKAIAYKKLLALKENQSTVEKASEDALFIKSDRKYYKIAFTDIRFIEALKDYVVIYTRNNKLITAMNLKTIHQKLPVSLFARTSKSYLINLSFIDSFDNHTVYIDKFEIPIGEIYREAFFKQYTGGLL from the coding sequence ATGAATTGCATTATTGTAGACGATGAACCCCTGGCTAGGGAAGAAATGAAAAATTTAATCGAAGAAATTTCGTCCATTCAGATAGTCGGTACATTTTCCAACGCGATATCGGCATTAGAATGTATTAAAACAAATTCGGTGGATTTGCTTTTTCTGGATATTGAGATGCCAACGGTTAATGGACTCGATTTTGCACAGTCTCTTCCCAATGACAAGCTGGTTATCCTGACGACTGCCTATGCGCAATATGCACTGAAAAGTTACGAATTGGATGCAATAGATTATCTGTTGAAGCCGATCAATAAAGACCGCTTAGCCAAAGCGATCGATAAAGCAATAGCCTATAAAAAATTACTAGCGTTAAAAGAAAATCAAAGTACGGTTGAGAAGGCCAGTGAGGATGCACTTTTTATTAAATCGGATAGGAAATACTATAAAATTGCATTTACTGATATTCGCTTTATAGAAGCACTCAAAGATTATGTGGTTATTTATACCCGGAACAATAAACTGATTACTGCAATGAATTTGAAGACAATTCACCAGAAACTTCCGGTGAGCCTCTTTGCACGCACCAGTAAATCCTATCTGATTAATTTGTCCTTTATTGATTCATTTGACAACCATACTGTTTACATCGACAAATTTGAAATTCCGATCGGTGAAATCTATCGAGAAGCTTTCTTTAAACAATACACGGGAGGACTGCTGTAA
- a CDS encoding sulfite exporter TauE/SafE family protein: protein MINLVVLFLSTIVAFWISAICGGGASLILIPLLNFMLPSSLIPFSLTIGTFTSSVSRIIVFKRHINWKIFLWFVPFSIPAVLLGGYLIKYIEPSYLQLIVAFFLMGNIPQLFKSKNAALSSESKCSKSFLAIIGFLSGFISGITGAIGLLFNRFYLKMGLSKEEIIATRAANEVFLHLVKLIIYIILGLYSKAALGLGLAIAVATIVSSFTVQFILPYLSDQVFKKIGYGAMVVSGAILLTGSSRKIVDQNDVLIALDRSKNKTEIALSWRDTNFVLEFSQTHGLELERSIHWTGLPLKLQQKYFALSKKHNSIYIEKVIRFRRKASYEFYCHKEGVLTRLD, encoded by the coding sequence ATGATAAATTTAGTTGTCCTGTTTTTAAGTACCATAGTCGCTTTTTGGATCAGCGCCATATGTGGAGGGGGAGCAAGCCTTATTCTTATTCCTTTATTGAATTTTATGTTGCCTTCATCGTTAATTCCATTTTCGTTGACGATTGGTACGTTTACCAGCTCAGTATCGAGAATAATTGTTTTTAAGCGGCATATCAACTGGAAGATCTTTCTGTGGTTTGTACCGTTTTCAATTCCGGCTGTACTATTAGGTGGATATCTGATTAAATATATAGAACCTTCCTATTTGCAGTTGATTGTTGCTTTTTTCCTCATGGGAAATATCCCTCAATTGTTTAAATCAAAAAATGCAGCGTTATCTTCGGAAAGTAAGTGTTCGAAATCTTTTTTGGCAATTATAGGTTTTCTTTCGGGCTTTATTTCAGGAATTACAGGTGCAATCGGCTTGTTGTTCAATCGGTTTTATTTGAAAATGGGGCTTTCCAAAGAGGAGATTATTGCCACCCGTGCTGCAAATGAAGTGTTTTTACATCTCGTAAAACTTATTATTTATATTATTTTAGGTCTGTATTCTAAGGCAGCGCTGGGACTGGGCCTGGCAATTGCCGTTGCAACAATAGTCTCATCATTTACTGTTCAGTTTATATTACCCTACCTCAGCGACCAGGTATTTAAAAAAATAGGTTATGGTGCTATGGTGGTTTCAGGGGCGATATTGCTGACAGGTAGTTCGCGTAAGATTGTCGATCAGAATGACGTGCTGATAGCCTTAGATCGCTCGAAGAATAAAACTGAAATTGCATTGAGCTGGCGAGACACAAATTTTGTCTTGGAATTTAGTCAGACGCATGGCTTAGAACTCGAACGATCTATTCACTGGACTGGTTTACCACTCAAACTTCAGCAAAAGTATTTTGCCCTTAGCAAAAAACATAATAGTATCTATATCGAAAAGGTTATACGTTTTAGAAGGAAGGCTAGTTATGAATTTTACTGTCATAAAGAAGGTGTGTTAACACGATTGGATTAA